Proteins co-encoded in one Saccharomyces cerevisiae S288C chromosome II, complete sequence genomic window:
- a CDS encoding metallo-dependent hydrolase superfamily protein (Putative metallo-dependent hydrolase superfamily protein; similar to AMP deaminases but lacks key catalytic residues and does not rescue purine nucleotide metabolic defect of quadruple aah1 ade8 amd1 his1 mutant; null mutant exhibits longer telomeres, altered Ty mobility, decreased resistance to rapamycin and wortmannin; induced in response to hydrostatic pressure; not an essential gene; YBR284W has a paralog, YJL070C, that arose from the whole genome duplication): MVQNNESVFFVECDSYKESPSTSPIRLDDLDGNDAVSDQGLAFDGDVGITSQARVRNPRAQIFEDSNTDVVLHLDDLDMVPLNTKFDMQMEMGSPMAMPAETPPPVEPLKTKDLAYSSLAHLPSYFFEQTHFRIDRKCLLEMSKLRRNYLTISKQDALSCPQLHSRVAGGYLKPVKEKLFGIRHFLDLEESNTVNLLQDGNYMTELFNSQINIPTFKEFREDFEWCLKIIRDRSLSRFSEKRLQYLVNKFPVFQHLHSKEEMRQSKKVPHKDFYNCRKIDLNLLLSGCFSQWQLTEFIWTKLRKEPDRVIHQAFNGSHITLSQLFKVNFEETGQFFNGLKIIDDSFLEWYKVIYLAKYHLVNDEMEIHTGSHGKQLRYYLIAKTFLEFDNYINGEYLAELLKTFLIKPQEESKYQLCQLSVDFQFYLHYDNSDVDNWWMVFANWLNHYNIFSNNIRWNIRISRIYPELYHTGKVKNFQEYLNLIFKPLFNAENYLHKSLGPILLKFLSQVSSIDLCIQDTDNYIWKNFTAVSCLPKDWTSGGDNPTISQYMYYVYVNLTKLNHIRQALHQNTFTLRSSCSPTSMNRTSQFSNTLNFTEHTEAILNNFLLACGGFLNAENLWNAPPSLVYLFYLSQIPMVVAPLNSIVDSKPTMLQEQAPTGLVLEPSKPYKKNPFMKFFEMGFKISLSSESILYNNSYTKEPIIEEYSVAASIYRLHSADLCELLRNSVITSGFSSTLKNKWLGVSLASHDYFVENTGFVDKWYDCKPNTSLEHNVPIIRRQYRSSTLAGEWRLIIA; the protein is encoded by the coding sequence ATGGTACAGAACAATGAATCGGTTTTTTTCGTTGAATGCGACTCTTATAAGGAGAGCCCTTCCACTTCACCAATACGCTTGGACGACCTGGATGGAAATGACGCTGTGTCGGATCAGGGTTTAGCTTTCGACGGGGACGTAGGAATTACATCACAAGCTCGAGTAAGAAATCCTCGAGCTCAAATCTTCGAGGATAGTAATACTGACGTAGTATTGCATTTGGATGATCTTGATATGGTCCCACTAAATACGAAGTTCGATATGCAGATGGAGATGGGTTCACCCATGGCGATGCCGGCAGAAACGCCACCTCCTGTCGAACctttaaaaacaaaagatcTAGCATATTCATCCTTGGCTCACCTTCCTAGCTATTTCTTTGAGCAAACACATTTCCGCATAGACCGCAAATGCCTGTTGGAAATGTCTAAGTTAAGGCGAAATTATCTAACTATAAGTAAACAAGATGCTTTGTCATGTCCGCAGCTTCATTCAAGAGTGGCTGGGGGTTATCTTAAACctgtaaaagaaaaattatttggaATACGTCACTTTCTTGATCTAGAGGAAAGTAATACTGTAAACCTCCTCCAGGATGGTAATTATATGACGGAATTGTTCAACAGTCAGATTAATATCCCCACTTTTAAAGAATTTAGGGAAGATTTTGAATGGTGCTTGAAAATTATAAGAGATAGAAGCCTATCAAGGTTTAGCGAAAAAAGATTACAATATCTTGTAAATAAGTTTCCAGTTTTTCAACACCTACATTCCAAGGAAGAAATGAGACAGAGCAAAAAGGTGCCACACAAGGATTTTTACAACTGTAGAAAGATTGATCTGAATCTTCTGTTAAGCGGCTGTTTCTCACAGTGGCAATTGACTGAGTTTATTTGGACCAAGTTGAGAAAAGAACCGGACAGGGTTATCCATCAAGCTTTTAATGGTAGTCATATAACCTTGAGCCAATTATTCAAAGTGAATTTCGAGGAGACCGGTCAGTTCTTCAATGGGTTGAAAATTATTGACGATTCATTTTTGGAGTGGTATAAAGTTATTTATCTCGCAAAATATCATTTGGTTAACGATGAAATGGAAATACACACAGGCTCACACGGTAAGCAGCTTCGATACTATTTGATTGCGAAAACATTTTTGGAGTTTGATAACTATATTAATGGTGAATACTTAGCGGAACTACTGAAAACGTTTTTAATAAAACCGCAAGAGGAGTCGAAATATCAGTTATGTCAACTCTCCGTGGACTTCCAATTTTATCTGCATTACGATAATTCCGATGTGGACAATTGGTGGATGGTCTTTGCCAATTGGCTGAACCACtataatatattttctaaCAATATTCGCTGGAATATTCGCATTTCTAGAATTTATCCAGAACTGTATCATACTGGCAAGGTGAAGAATTTTCAGGAGTATTTAAATCTAATCTTCAAACCACTTTTCAATGCCGAAAATTATCTACACAAGTCATTAGGACctattcttttgaaatttctttctcaaGTATCTTCGATTGATCTATGTATTCAAGATACGGACAACTATATTTGGAAAAACTTCACAGCAGTTAGTTGCTTGCCAAAAGATTGGACATCTGGCGGTGATAATCCAACCATTTCACAATATATGTATTACGTCTACGTCAACCTAACAAAATTGAACCATATCCGCCAAGCCCTTCATCAAAATACCTTCACTTTGAGAAGTTCATGTTCTCCCACCTCAATGAATCGAACTTCACAGTTTAGTAATACACTGAACTTCACAGAACATACGGAAGCTATTTTAAACAATTTCTTGCTCGCCTGTGGAGGGTTTCTAAATGCAGAAAATCTCTGGAATGCACCACCATCACTGGTGTATCTTTTCTATCTAAGTCAAATTCCCATGGTTGTGGCGCCTTTGAATTCCATAGTAGATTCAAAGCCTACAATGCTGCAAGAACAAGCCCCGACGGGGCTTGTCCTAGAGCCCTCAAAGCCTTATAAGAAGAACCCTTTCATGaagttttttgaaatgGGGTTCAAGATATCGCTGAGCTCAGAATCTATCCTCTACAACAATTCGTATACGAAAGAACCCATTATAGAAGAGTATAGTGTAGCGGCTAGTATATACCGTTTACATTCAGCAGATTTATGCGAACTTCTAAGAAACAGTGTCATAACCAGTGGATTTTCAAGTACCCTAAAGAACAAATGGCTCGGCGTTTCCTTAGCCAGCCATGACTACTTCGTGGAAAACACTGGGTTTGTAGACAAGTGGTATGATTGTAAACCAAATACAAGTTTAGAGCATAACGTTCCGATCATCAGACGTCAATATCGCAGTAGCACTCTCGCAGGGGAGTGGCGACTCATAATTGCGTGA
- the HAB1 gene encoding Hab1p (Autophagy receptor; highly enriched in autophagic body fractions of both rapamycin-treated and nitrogen-starved cells; binds directly to forming isolation membranes during bulk autophagy; small protein of 144 amino acid residues without any identifiable membrane-spanning regions; N-terminal 42 amino acid region contains an amphipathic helix and an Atg8-family interacting motif), producing MTIFSRFSYFDSLFSFKKQEPSPIEIIYCNENNGFINIKSLESPTDDSMEADISDREMATILTRNRNNLGKVAIDKKGVNNHCIDLNELKKGLVANEHKLDNDNSTRHQNTYSPEDSVEFDRFDDKQSRILKCSTRRSYLRYKK from the coding sequence ATGACCATATTTTCTAGGTTCTCATATTTTGATAGTCTATTCTCCTTTAAAAAGCAAGAGCCTTCCCCCATTGAAATAATCTATTGCAATGAAAACAATGGTTTCATAAACATAAAATCCTTAGAAAGCCCCACTGACGATAGCATGGAGGCGGACATTTCAGATAGAGAAATGGCTACAATCCTGACTAGAAACAGAAACAATTTGGGTAAGGTTGCCATTGATAAGAAAGGCGTTAATAATCATTGCATAGATTTGAATGAGCTGAAAAAGGGCCTTGTCGCCAATGAACACAAATTGGATAACGATAACTCAACACGGCACCAGAACACATATTCACCAGAGGATTCCGTGGAATTTGATAGGTTCGATGATAAACAAAGCAGAATACTAAAGTGTAGCACTAGAAGGAGCTACTTGAGATACAAGAAATAA
- the APE3 gene encoding aminopeptidase Y (Vacuolar aminopeptidase Y; processed to mature form by Prb1p; targeted to vacuole via Vps10p-dependent endosomal vacuolar protein sorting pathway): protein MHFSLKQLAVAAFYATNLGSAYVIPQFFQEAFQQEEPIENYLPQLNDDDSSAVAANIPKPHIPYFMKPHVESEKLQDKIKVDDLNATAWDLYRLANYSTPDYGHPTRVIGSKGHNKTMEYILNVFDDMQDYYDVSLQEFEALSGKIISFNLSDAETGKSFANTTAFALSPPVDGFVGKLVEIPNLGCEEKDYASVVPPRHNEKQIALIERGKCPFGDKSNLAGKFGFTAVVIYDNEPKSKEGLHGTLGEPTKHTVATVGVPYKVGKKLIANIALNIDYSLYFAMDSYVEFIKTQNIIADTKHGDPDNIVALGAHSDSVEEGPGINDDGSGTISLLNVAKQLTHFKINNKVRFAWWAAEEEGLLGSNFYAYNLTKEENSKIRVFMDYDMMASPNYEYEIYDANNKENPKGSEELKNLYVDYYKAHHLNYTLVPFDGRSDYVGFINNGIPAGGIATGAEKNNVNNGKVLDRCYHQLCDDVSNLSWDAFITNTKLIAHSVATYADSFEGFPKRETQKHKEVDILNAQQPQFKYRADFLII from the coding sequence ATGcacttttctttgaagCAATTGGCTGTCGCTGCGTTTTACGCTACCAATTTAGGCTCTGCCTATGTCATTCCTCAATTCTTCCAGGAAGCCTTTCAACAAGAAGAGCCAATTGAGAATTATCTTCCGCAATTAAACGACGATGATAGCTCTGCCGTTGCTGCCAACATTCCGAAGCCACATATTCCTTACTTCATGAAACCACATGtagaaagtgaaaaattgcAAGATAAAATCAAAGTTGACGATTTGAATGCTACTGCTTGGGACCTCTACCGTTTAGCTAACTATTCTACTCCTGACTACGGTCACCCTACCCGTGTGATCGGGTCCAAGGGTCATAACAAGACTATGGAATACATATTGAATGTTTTCGATGACATGCAGGACTACTATGATGTTTCTTTGCAAGAGTTCGAAGCTTTATCCGGTAAGATCATCTCTTTCAACCTCTCTGACGCCGAAACCGGTAAAAGCTTTGCTAACACTACAGCTTTCGCACTTTCTCCACCTGTGGACGGGTTCGTAGGTAAGCTAGTCGAAATTCCTAACTTGGGATGTGAAGAGAAGGATTACGCCTCTGTAGTCCCACCAAGACACAACGAAAAGCAAATTGCCCTTATCGAAAGAGGTAAGTGTCCTTTTGGCGATAAGAGTAATTTGGCCGGTAAGTTCGGTTTCACCGCTGTGGTCATTTACGACAACGAACCTAAATCTAAAGAAGGACTACACGGTACATTAGGCGAACCTACCAAGCACACTGTCGCCACCGTCGGTGTTCCATATAAAGTTggtaaaaaattgattgCCAATATTGCATTGAACATCGATTATTCATTATATTTTGCCATGGACTCTTATGTAGAATTTATCAAGACCCAGAACATCATTGCCGACACAAAACACGGTGATCCTGATAATATTGTTGCCCTTGGTGCTCATTCAGACTCTGTTGAGGAGGGCCCAGGTATCAACGACGATGGTTCCGGTACTATTTCCCTATTGAACGTCGCTAAGCAATTGACCCATTTCAAGatcaataacaaggtcCGTTTTGCATGGTGGGctgctgaagaagaaggtttgCTAGGCTCTAACTTCTACGCTTATAACTTGaccaaagaagaaaactcCAAGATCAGAGTATTTATGGACTATGACATGATGGCTTCTCCAAACTATGAATACGAAATTTATGATGCGAACAACAAGGAGAACCCTAAGGGGTCTGAAGAGTTGAAAAACCTGTACGTAGACTACTACAAGGCTCATCACTTGAACTACACTTTGGTCCCATTTGACGGTAGATCCGATTATGTCGGGTTTATCAACAACGGAATTCCAGCCGGTGGTATTGCCACTGGTGCCGAAAAGAATAACGTCAACAACGGAAAGGTCTTAGACAGATGCTACCATCAATTATGTGATGATGTCTCTAACTTATCCTGGGACGCATTCATTACCAACACCAAGTTGATTGCTCACTCTGTGGCCACCTATGCTGACTCTTTCGAGGGTTTCCCAAAAAGAGAAACCCAAAAGCACAAAGAGGTGGACATATTGAATGCTCAACAACCACAATTTAAGTACAGGGCCGACTTCTTGATTATTTAA